One genomic window of Actinoalloteichus hoggarensis includes the following:
- a CDS encoding winged helix-turn-helix transcriptional regulator yields the protein MNPVARVDGVTWTDPTCPVARTLDLVGDRWSLLIVRDAMDGARSFTDFQQRTGVARNILTDRLRRLVERGLLKRETAISGRRQVYVLTDAGRDLFTVIVALRQWGERNTFADGEARSVLVGESGRPLARLSPTDSHGDHVDIDSTTVLRDD from the coding sequence ATGAACCCCGTGGCACGCGTCGACGGTGTGACCTGGACGGACCCCACGTGTCCGGTCGCGCGCACGCTCGACCTCGTCGGAGACCGATGGAGCCTGCTCATCGTTCGCGACGCGATGGACGGCGCGCGATCATTCACCGACTTCCAGCAGCGCACCGGGGTCGCGCGCAACATCCTCACCGACCGGCTGCGTCGACTGGTCGAGCGCGGACTCCTCAAGCGAGAGACAGCGATATCCGGACGTCGGCAGGTCTATGTCCTCACCGACGCGGGCCGCGACCTGTTCACCGTCATCGTCGCCCTGCGTCAGTGGGGCGAGCGGAACACGTTCGCCGACGGTGAGGCGCGCTCCGTGCTCGTGGGAGAGAGCGGCCGGCCGCTCGCCCGCCTGAGCCCTACCGACTCCCACGGTGACCATGTCGACATCGACTCGACCACCGTCCTACGAGACGACTGA
- a CDS encoding peptidylprolyl isomerase — MNNVYFDITIDGAPAGRIVFALFDETVPKTARNFRELATGQNGFGYAGSGFHRVIPQFMLQGGDFTNHNGTGGKSIYGEKFADENFTLQHDRPYLLSMANAGRDTNGSQFFITTVVTSWLNGKHVVFGEVVEGKEIVDKIESFGSSSGTTKAKIQIASSGVVEG; from the coding sequence GTGAACAACGTCTACTTCGACATCACCATCGACGGTGCGCCCGCGGGCCGCATCGTCTTCGCCCTCTTCGACGAGACCGTCCCGAAGACCGCCCGTAACTTCCGGGAGCTGGCCACCGGCCAGAACGGCTTCGGCTACGCAGGCTCCGGCTTCCACCGCGTCATCCCGCAGTTCATGCTGCAGGGCGGGGACTTCACCAACCACAACGGCACCGGCGGCAAGAGCATCTACGGCGAGAAGTTCGCCGACGAGAACTTCACTTTGCAGCACGACCGCCCGTATCTGCTGTCGATGGCCAACGCGGGCCGCGACACCAACGGATCGCAGTTCTTCATCACCACCGTCGTCACCTCCTGGCTCAACGGCAAGCACGTCGTCTTCGGCGAGGTCGTCGAGGGCAAGGAGATCGTCGACAAGATCGAGTCCTTCGGCTCGTCGTCGGGCACCACCAAGGCGAAGATCCAGATCGCCTCGTCCGGCGTCGTCGAGGGCTGA
- a CDS encoding MFS transporter — MGITYGRRMLLAMVCSLAVATIYVAQPVLAQIGQDLGVPESDLGWISAAGQIGYLVGLAVLVPLGDMLDRRKLIGVQLLLAAVGMLMAAVSPTLWLLLIGLAVTGLFAVVVQTTVAFAADLSTPTERGRTLGIVTSGVIIGILGARVLAGILAGLWGWRSVYVTLTLLLVTLCIVVLKRLPADRRSNRRTYGDVLTSFGRLFHEPLFISRGLIAFFLFASFGTLWSGLALPLAAEPWQLSTAQIGMFGIAGLAGALAAARSGRWADAGRANPVTGVALVLLAVSWIASGQATWSLGLVVVGVVVLDFAVQAAHVSNQTLLATAHSDQTSSAIGGYMIFYSLGSALGAAATTAVYSTSGWAGSALLGAGCALCGLLTWALSLRTIARPRRGIADHRPLRTSTTQTEG, encoded by the coding sequence GTGGGCATCACGTATGGCCGAAGGATGCTGCTCGCGATGGTCTGCTCGCTCGCCGTCGCGACGATCTACGTCGCGCAGCCTGTGCTCGCGCAGATCGGGCAGGACCTGGGAGTGCCCGAGTCCGACCTGGGATGGATCTCGGCAGCCGGACAGATCGGCTACCTGGTCGGCTTGGCCGTCCTCGTTCCCTTGGGGGACATGCTGGACCGGCGCAAGCTCATCGGGGTCCAGCTGCTCCTCGCCGCCGTCGGCATGCTGATGGCGGCGGTCTCTCCCACTCTCTGGCTGTTACTCATCGGCCTCGCCGTCACCGGTCTGTTCGCCGTCGTCGTACAGACCACCGTCGCGTTCGCCGCCGACCTGTCGACGCCTACGGAGCGTGGTCGCACCCTCGGAATCGTCACGTCCGGTGTCATCATCGGAATCCTGGGGGCGCGGGTGCTGGCAGGGATCCTCGCAGGCCTGTGGGGATGGCGAAGTGTCTACGTCACGCTCACGCTGCTGCTCGTCACGCTGTGCATCGTCGTTCTGAAGCGGCTGCCGGCAGACCGGCGGTCGAATCGCAGGACCTACGGCGATGTGCTGACCTCGTTCGGACGTCTCTTCCACGAGCCGCTGTTCATCTCGCGCGGGCTGATCGCATTCTTCCTCTTCGCCTCCTTCGGCACGCTCTGGAGTGGACTCGCGCTACCACTCGCTGCCGAACCGTGGCAGCTGAGCACGGCGCAGATCGGCATGTTCGGAATCGCCGGTCTCGCTGGTGCACTGGCGGCCGCGCGATCGGGCCGCTGGGCGGACGCAGGCAGGGCCAACCCCGTGACCGGTGTCGCCCTCGTACTGCTGGCAGTGTCCTGGATCGCATCCGGGCAGGCGACCTGGTCACTCGGGTTGGTGGTCGTCGGTGTCGTCGTTCTGGATTTCGCGGTCCAGGCCGCGCACGTCAGCAACCAGACCCTGCTCGCGACCGCGCACTCCGACCAGACCAGCAGCGCCATCGGCGGCTACATGATCTTCTACTCGCTCGGCTCCGCCCTCGGCGCGGCCGCCACCACCGCCGTGTACTCCACGTCGGGGTGGGCAGGATCCGCTCTTCTCGGTGCCGGCTGCGCGCTCTGCGGGCTGCTCACCTGGGCGCTGAGCCTGCGCACGATCGCGAGACCGCGACGTGGCATTGCCGATCACAGACCACTTCGTACCAGCACAACGCAGACGGAAGGCTGA
- a CDS encoding SDR family NAD(P)-dependent oxidoreductase has product MKTAVVTGAAGAIGTAVCTRLNLRGFHVIAVDLDHEGLDRLPEPVTRLPIDLTAPDFPLVVVAEVEARGARCDLLVNNAGLVVTRPFEEVTVAESRREQSVNLQAPMQLSRALYPALRAARGHLVSVVSMGALLPLAESAGYSASKAGLRAFMLALAMLERETGVRVGMVHPASVDTPMLRHEVTDGGSALNFLGDPMSADTVAAAVVANLDRPRLETFLPRYDGWLLKTVGLTPGLLPRLRPLLERLAQPGLRRYRRRHGL; this is encoded by the coding sequence ATGAAGACGGCGGTCGTCACCGGAGCGGCAGGCGCCATCGGCACCGCCGTCTGCACGAGACTGAACCTTCGCGGCTTCCACGTCATCGCCGTGGACCTCGATCACGAAGGCCTGGACCGACTTCCGGAGCCGGTGACCAGGCTGCCGATCGACCTCACGGCACCTGACTTCCCGCTGGTCGTCGTCGCCGAGGTCGAGGCACGGGGCGCACGGTGCGACCTGCTCGTCAACAACGCGGGACTCGTGGTCACCAGACCGTTCGAGGAGGTCACCGTCGCGGAGAGCCGTCGCGAGCAGTCGGTGAACCTCCAGGCGCCCATGCAGCTCAGCCGCGCGTTGTACCCCGCGTTACGTGCCGCGCGAGGTCACCTCGTGTCCGTCGTGTCGATGGGCGCGCTGCTGCCGCTGGCGGAGAGCGCGGGTTACAGCGCCTCGAAGGCCGGGCTGCGAGCCTTCATGCTCGCCCTGGCGATGCTCGAACGCGAGACCGGGGTGCGCGTCGGCATGGTGCATCCCGCCTCGGTGGACACCCCCATGCTGCGTCACGAGGTCACCGACGGCGGGTCCGCGCTCAACTTCCTCGGAGACCCGATGAGCGCGGACACCGTCGCCGCCGCCGTCGTGGCCAACCTCGACCGGCCCCGGTTGGAGACCTTCCTGCCCCGCTACGACGGGTGGCTGCTCAAGACCGTCGGTCTGACCCCGGGCCTGCTGCCGCGCCTCCGCCCCCTGCTCGAACGCCTGGCGCAGCCGGGACTGCGGAGATACCGGCGCAGACACGGGCTGTGA
- a CDS encoding M48 family metalloprotease translates to MNTHGSPSRVDERALSAGTTVRFVLLVALLVMSSSLMVLHVALALSAYDGFGCSLAAGVAPGIDSAADVIARRGLQWEAYRACSIRYAPPPPWWVLPGWWAVLALLTALVFWALSRWKARRGRAVPLAAVDHDGAVARVVAELAEAAGLRRPPRVVIDVSASSAGAVVFGRTGRATVRLHGGLLALRAVDPLRFRAVLSHEFAHIANGDVTITYLTVALWRVYLGVALPPFLLWCVLMFQRAPNSPVWSSEAPIVTRGLLLTALLTMLVYLARADVLRSREVYADLTAVRRGADPTGWSRLDADDVGTRRRLLRAFLELWRTHPRWEVRRRALTDPAVLFGVYALPLFLTGAAATITHSHTMFALTQYAQLSSWAQHGAALAAAALVAGVVGVALWRAVVFSALIGVPGPSSIRAGLWLGLGMMLGGLAAGQGTINEWLPARPWVFLLLPVIAVAFTSWSTHCARLWVVAWRGRSLRGVMLLSVAAASSALSVWFVWWQTQGVAAGAGWWFDVAGVRDDLVTYLLGTAPDDAPVTWVDTAFVTIMNTTTNVLALPFAIAALIGLWVVPMLAWWSRPGIDPPRWALAALAGDRIRPGPPLPAFRRVLLPGVCGGVLGAAIVVAPVGTWFGVDVDASPTAFVTAELFGMQLAFLVAAAAAAAVARRTVPEHRLAAALIAAGTATLLCFGALLLSRVSDGCIPPFALADGACSSETGVARRLFDLILLPALPFVLLTAGLVGAPRSVSARRAVRPRTIGPARAGVLVLLVGALAVSTVAFVQRAPVAGRVPTPAEVQQASRQAMDAPPDGPVPASTRAMQVEAWFGYGGDDLLDDFSVHRRDLFAAVTAGVEAGATIAELHHVRPHCTEIVAFAEEGVRYFRVPDPSANELWESFLVLAWQAGRECEIALDADQAEDFDAAMQDLVTAQNTGDRVLRASTRGRDRHRLVRVGRKRRATTAAGTPPKPVSTPVPSTDPPRNPNSVGLLAGVPVTARVCAGISAVPAAPGVRAGGGGAAAGPGSDRRS, encoded by the coding sequence GTGAACACGCACGGCTCGCCGTCCCGGGTGGACGAACGAGCGCTGAGCGCCGGCACGACCGTACGGTTCGTCCTGCTGGTCGCCCTGTTGGTGATGAGCAGCAGTCTGATGGTGCTCCACGTCGCCCTCGCGTTGTCGGCGTATGACGGTTTCGGCTGCTCGCTGGCCGCCGGTGTCGCCCCGGGGATCGACTCGGCGGCGGACGTGATCGCCCGGCGTGGACTGCAATGGGAGGCCTATCGCGCGTGCAGCATCCGCTACGCGCCCCCGCCGCCGTGGTGGGTGTTGCCCGGCTGGTGGGCGGTGCTGGCGCTGCTCACCGCGCTGGTGTTCTGGGCGCTGTCCCGGTGGAAGGCCCGCCGCGGTCGTGCCGTGCCGCTGGCGGCGGTCGACCATGACGGCGCCGTCGCACGGGTGGTCGCCGAGCTCGCCGAGGCCGCCGGACTTCGCCGACCGCCGCGCGTGGTGATCGACGTGAGCGCGTCCTCGGCGGGCGCGGTGGTCTTCGGTCGAACCGGCCGCGCCACGGTGCGTCTGCACGGTGGCCTGTTGGCCCTGCGCGCCGTGGACCCGCTCCGGTTCCGGGCCGTGCTGTCGCACGAGTTCGCCCACATCGCCAACGGCGACGTCACCATCACCTACCTGACCGTGGCGTTATGGCGGGTCTACCTCGGGGTGGCCCTGCCCCCGTTCCTGCTGTGGTGCGTGCTGATGTTCCAGCGGGCGCCGAACTCGCCGGTGTGGAGCAGCGAGGCGCCGATCGTCACCCGAGGCCTGCTGCTGACCGCCCTGTTGACGATGCTGGTCTACCTCGCCCGCGCCGACGTGCTGCGCAGCCGCGAGGTGTACGCCGACCTCACGGCGGTGCGCCGGGGTGCCGACCCTACGGGCTGGTCGAGGCTCGACGCCGACGACGTCGGCACCCGACGTCGCCTGCTGCGCGCGTTCCTGGAGCTGTGGCGGACGCATCCGCGCTGGGAGGTGCGGCGCAGGGCGTTGACCGACCCGGCCGTGTTGTTCGGGGTGTACGCGCTTCCGCTGTTCCTGACCGGTGCGGCCGCCACGATCACGCACTCCCACACCATGTTCGCGCTCACGCAGTACGCACAGCTCAGTTCCTGGGCACAGCACGGGGCCGCCCTGGCGGCGGCGGCACTGGTGGCGGGAGTGGTCGGGGTCGCCCTCTGGCGTGCCGTGGTGTTCAGCGCCCTCATCGGCGTTCCCGGGCCGTCGAGCATCCGGGCGGGCCTGTGGCTCGGCCTGGGCATGATGCTCGGCGGGCTCGCCGCGGGACAGGGCACGATCAACGAGTGGCTGCCCGCCCGGCCGTGGGTGTTCCTGCTGCTCCCCGTGATCGCGGTGGCGTTCACCTCGTGGTCGACGCACTGCGCACGCCTGTGGGTGGTCGCGTGGCGTGGCCGTTCGCTGCGCGGCGTCATGCTGCTGAGCGTGGCCGCCGCGTCCTCGGCGTTGTCGGTGTGGTTCGTCTGGTGGCAGACCCAGGGCGTCGCGGCAGGCGCGGGATGGTGGTTCGACGTCGCGGGCGTCCGCGACGACCTGGTGACCTACCTGCTCGGCACGGCGCCGGACGACGCGCCGGTGACGTGGGTCGACACCGCGTTCGTCACGATCATGAACACGACGACCAACGTGCTCGCCCTGCCGTTCGCGATCGCCGCGCTCATCGGACTGTGGGTCGTTCCGATGCTCGCATGGTGGTCGCGGCCCGGTATCGACCCGCCCCGGTGGGCGCTCGCCGCGCTCGCCGGTGACCGGATCAGACCCGGACCGCCGCTGCCCGCCTTCCGCCGAGTGCTGCTGCCCGGCGTCTGCGGGGGCGTCCTCGGCGCGGCGATCGTCGTCGCCCCCGTCGGGACCTGGTTCGGTGTGGACGTCGATGCGTCGCCGACCGCCTTCGTGACGGCCGAACTGTTCGGAATGCAGCTCGCCTTCCTGGTCGCCGCTGCGGCGGCCGCCGCCGTTGCCCGCCGGACCGTACCCGAGCACCGGTTGGCGGCCGCCCTCATCGCCGCGGGCACCGCCACACTGCTGTGCTTCGGGGCGTTGCTCCTGTCGCGTGTCTCCGACGGCTGTATCCCGCCGTTCGCCCTCGCCGACGGCGCCTGTTCGTCGGAGACCGGTGTGGCCCGGCGGCTGTTCGACCTGATCCTGCTGCCCGCCCTGCCGTTCGTCCTGTTGACGGCGGGACTGGTGGGCGCGCCCCGATCCGTGAGCGCACGGCGGGCGGTTCGACCTCGGACGATCGGGCCGGCCCGCGCCGGTGTGCTCGTGCTCCTGGTCGGCGCGCTGGCCGTGTCGACCGTCGCGTTCGTTCAGCGCGCCCCGGTGGCGGGCCGGGTGCCCACCCCGGCGGAGGTGCAGCAGGCCTCCCGTCAGGCGATGGACGCCCCGCCGGACGGGCCGGTGCCCGCGTCCACGCGAGCGATGCAGGTCGAGGCCTGGTTCGGCTACGGCGGCGACGATCTGCTGGACGACTTCTCCGTCCACCGACGCGATCTGTTCGCGGCCGTCACCGCGGGAGTCGAGGCCGGTGCGACCATCGCGGAACTCCACCACGTCCGCCCCCACTGCACGGAGATCGTCGCCTTCGCGGAGGAGGGCGTCCGATACTTCCGCGTTCCCGATCCCTCGGCGAACGAACTGTGGGAGTCGTTCCTCGTGCTCGCCTGGCAGGCGGGCCGGGAGTGCGAGATCGCCTTGGACGCCGACCAGGCCGAGGACTTCGACGCCGCCATGCAGGACCTCGTCACCGCCCAGAACACCGGTGACCGGGTGCTTCGCGCCTCGACGAGAGGCCGCGACCGGCACCGGCTCGTCCGCGTCGGTCGGAAGCGACGAGCCACCACAGCGGCTGGCACACCGCCGAAGCCCGTCTCGACCCCGGTGCCGTCCACCGACCCGCCCCGGAACCCGAACTCGGTCGGCCTCCTTGCCGGGGTGCCCGTCACAGCCCGTGTCTGCGCCGGTATCTCCGCAGTCCCGGCTGCGCCAGGCGTTCGAGCAGGGGGCGGAGGCGCGGCAGCAGGCCCGGGGTCAGACCGACGGTCTTGA